The region TTGCACcagtttttttgtctagttttgtgtgttttatgccttttttgtttgcacccaattcatgATTCTATTTTTGTCTTtattaaagtctattttatatgtttttatatgtgcttgccagtttttttttatttttcccgctTTGTGGGTAGATTCTAGCAATTCCAAATGTTTTTGGCTAagtcaccaaattttttaaaaagtttCTAAATTTTGGTGCACCTCTACACCATTGCCTCCCAAACTTATTTtctatatttaaataaaaaagttgtatcTATTTTGTAAAAGTTGTGACTTTTTTAGGTTAAAGATTTGCAAAAAAGGTAAGTGACAGGTAAAAAGCCAATTTTTTACTTTGCTCCAAATGTATGCACCGTGTGcgtcattttgatgaatttggtgcagtAAATGTCATAGAATACGACAAGTCAAAAATAGAGATGTGACTTTAAAAGAATACAAATGATGAATCGGCGTCTATGTAGTGTGGTCTTGTGTGTTACTTCTGCTGTGGTGGAGTCTAGGAGGTAAAGCGGTCTAGAAGGAGCACTGATGACAGAAGCCAAGGGGGCAGAAATGGGGATGTTAAATTCTTTATTCACAACGTGTTTTGACAGCAGGTAGCCGCCTTTTTCATAACTTCTGTTGTGGTGGATGACTagatgtcccagacagcactccataaaCTTAAAAGAATGGCAAACTTAGGCCTCATTCATGCGTCTGTGAATCATGTACATGTCCTACCTATGATTTTCACAGACAGAACGCATACCCGTTACATTTTATGGGATTGTTCACATATCCTTGTTTTTTTGATGACCATCTGaatggaaaaaaatcacagagacaaGTCTATTTTTGATCAGCtcatggatcaaaattacccatacaagtcaTGGATCCATGTGCTGTGCATGACTAACATTGcaatggataggagaagctttgcaaatTTTTCTTTGCTTGGATCAGTCAAAattactgatgaaacactgataatAAAAACTGGCACATTGATGAAaataaagccatttttttttttttatgtgaaaaaCCACAGATGTCTGACTGAGGTCGAAAGTTGCAGCTTTCAGAAAAATAACTAAAATATATAAagcaaatatataaaatatatatatatatatatatatatatatatatatatatatatatatatatatatagtagaatgtGGGAGCTTTCAGAGCAAACTGTGTGACTAAACTGTTAACAAGATGAAAGATTTTCAACTTAAAATTCAATGACTCGCAACCTACCTGATTTCCTTTATTTTTGCATTCACCCAGGGAAGGCCAGGAGTGGAGCAGATAATGTCTCCTTTATTGGTGATGAATCTAAATGGAGAACATATTGTTACTGATTTGTTGTCTAATCTAATCTATTTATCTATGCAAACAATACATCTTTCTGATTGGTTTTGAGATCTAAAATAGCATAAAGGTGTAAATTCCTTTTATgattattttaatcctaaatgtctgtctACAAATTCCCTATTGTTCCCTCCTGATTGATGTCATTTGTGGGGGCTGGTCTCTGCTCAATAAGTTTTCaccttacaatgtgcactgacagtgcactTTCTTGCCGACTTGTCACTTCTCATTGGAGCCggagagggagcgcactgtcactgtgaacTAAAAAGAATATTACACAGTGGCAAGGTTCTACTGAGCATACGTAAGACTTGAGAACcgatgcatgctcagtagagcaataACAAGCCCATCCCTTGAAACTGACATCACTGATGAAGTTTTGATTGACTATACCAGCATGCACTGGGGGTTCTTAAACAAGGCGTCATCAATCAGGAAGtagataaaaaagtaaaaataaagctgTTGGAGTGTAGTGAGAGAAcaatagggactttttaattaaagtatattagaaaagagacTAGATAATTACATTAAATAGATAGAGATGTAGGATTAAAATAAATTTTCATTTTAAAAAAGTCATAGAAAGATAATCCACAATAGAACCCTTTCCGCTCTCCCTTTACTGGATTTGATAGCTTGTACTGACCAGTACGTTCTGTCATTACTGAGAAATTAGCGGTATAATTGATATGCAACTGAGGCAGCTGATTAACTACTTTTAGATCTAAAGCTACTTTCAATCCGACTCTATTCCCCACTCAACGTCGTCTCCTCTCGCTTGACTGAAATCACACAGCATAGAGATTATAAGCCATGCAGAAGGAAGGCAGCGCtgagcagggaatagagctggagtgacagaggcttctgtctcatttgcatatcaattcaaacgctgattcTTGAGTAATACAGGAATGGTCTGGCCATGTAAAGATCTTCCTGGAATACAATAAATAGTTGGGGGGAGGGTTGGTAAACTCCTGTTAGATTCCCTTTTTACAAagcatatgttattcagcttagagtAATTTGTCTCATGTCAGATTTTCTGCAAAAATATCTATGATTGAAAATGATTTTATTTATCTGAATGTACTTAGTTGGTTTAGACTGAATTTCTACAAGCTCATTCAGATGAATGGAACAGTTTGCAGGAATGTCCGCCATCAGTGAAGTCAACCTTATTTTGACAGCTTTGTAAGAGGAGAACCTGGTTTAGCCTCCTCCAACTCGCCCTGCTGAGAAGGTATCATAGATGCTGCTGTGTCATGACAAATGTACTTTCTATATTATCAGCATGTGTGCATGGTGATATTACCGTATATATGCTACTATGAAGAATTAAAGCATGAAATAAATAATGATTGGTAATTTAGCTTTAGCTTGTATATCATTTACTTTTCTTGAATATGTTTTTTTTACAATACTCACATCACTGCATGAACACATGGAAGATCTTCTTTTTGGATGATGAAATTTTCAATTACATCTCTAGGTTTGCCTCTCGAGACCTTGGTACAGCAGGAACTAAATTTGCCTGTGTATTAAAATATGAACAGAGGGAGAAATGTTGATTAGTTACTGGAGATTAATGGCAATAATTCATTTAAAAAGCCAATGGCTTCCAACAAATATGGCAATCAAATATGGTGATCAACTAACTGACATGCAGAGCCTATACCATGATCCACACACTGTTCCTACAAATTAGGTAATACTTAACTAACTCGTTAGTAAAGAAGAATGTCCATTATTTGTGAGAAGCAGAAACCTGAGTAGGGTCAACTGTAATGTTCTAGGGATTCAGTAATGTTCATAGGAACACAGTAGCATTGATTGGAAAAACATATCTTCATCCAAGGCTGTGACAATTAATCTATTATCTCCTATATCACATCATAAAGTCTTGAAATAACCCTACTTACCGATGGAAGTTTGGCACATTACGCATGTGGCCAGCAGGGCTAAGCACAGCAGTACTCTCATGGTGCACATCTTCAGAGGTTCTTGTTCTCCTGTATGTAGTGTCCTCAGTCTTCCACGATGAGCAGCTGTGCGGTGTGATGTTCACTTGATAGCACCATCCTTTTAAGACTTGTAAAGAGGAACTTCATGAGACAAAAAGGAAATGATCTAATTTTTTTCTACGTATcaatgtcatcagcaaatttaggtGAAATATGTTTAATGacaaatcattttttttaacaaaattaagGTGTAAAAGTAATCATTTGAGCATTTAATTTCCAAATCAAAATCCATTGTAATAATTAACCATTTCATATGACTATTTCATTGGGTTCAGCAAATGCCTGTTAGGCTCACCTGGTGATTTGGATTAATGGAGCCGCAGATCAGGGTGGACACATGGACCCAAGTAGCTGGAGGGCTCGTGAAGTAGTGAGGACATTAAATCACATAACGAGGAGGGCAGATGACAAGAGAAAAGGCAAGTCCTTGGCAGCACATAGAAGACACCAGAGGAACCACAGACATGTTGCAAGGATGGATACACAATGTGAACTGAGCCCATTAACAGTTCATTAGCGTACATCAAATTATGGGTTAATCCATAAGGTGTATGAAATTCATAAAATCGTGAATTTAAGGAAATTCAAAGGATTCACTCCTCTCTAGTTGGTTCCACCACTTGAGCACTGTTATCAGGGCACAATTCTAAATCAGCACTGTAGCCTATTCATTCTTTAGAGCAATGCGGGGTCCCAGCGGTCAAAACTCAACTGATCGATAGTGATAGCCTGTCCTAGGAATATACACTACCACTTTATCAGATAAGAATCACCCTTTAAGAATTACATAAATAGAACTATAATCCCCATTTATGTTTATTGGTTTATTTGTAAATAAAAGATATGAAACTTGATGCATATTTCACACCTTAGTACAACTTCTCATGTAGGAAATTGCAGGGAATCACACATTTTCAACCACTTATTCAATTGTTTTCAGAGCAACATTATATTGCAGAATGTTGGGCATATCAGTCAACTGTCAAGGTCTCAACGCTGGTCTACTTCCTCCGCCATTTGCTCTTTGCCCAGTGTGCACCTCTAATGTAATGTTCCTAGGCCCTTTAAGGTTGATTTAGACAGCTACACACTGCTTGAGTAGGCAGATAGTGGTACACTGCTAAGAAGCTGACACCCTAATTACGGTATCTTCCAGACTTTTCCAGCCCTCCTACTACTGGCTTCTGCTTCAATTTATATTGTCTGCCAATCTAATTCTGCTGCTTCATGGTACTGTCCATTCTCTCATCCCTGCTTCTTCAAAGTACCTGTTTGTCAATCTGGCTGTGCCATTCCAAAGTGATGTCTGCACTTTCAGCTCTATTGTGTCAAAGTGTTTGTCTGCCAGTCCATCTCTCCAGCTCAAAGGTGTTGTCCTTCATATCCAGCTCTATTGTTTCATGTGTTCCATCTGCCACCCTTCATATCCAGCTGTTGTTCCAAATGTTTTCCAGAATATCCAGCTCTACGATTCCTCACTCATCTACATGCCATTCAGCCTAAATCAATGCCTCCTATCCTTACTTCACACCATGACCTACAGCTTTACAAATCCACCTCATCAGGTGATCCAtaactgtgcagagattgctgctaTTCACATCAGTCACTTCAGTGAGTTACAGTTTGGAATGTAAGAGGAAACAGAGGAACCTCATGCTAACACATTAAATTCAGGATGCCAGTGCTGCTCTATTCCAAGGGCATACTCACTACTGAGGCATCCCATATGGCTGAATACTGATCCTTCAAAAAGCATTCACTAATTAGTTCAAGTTTATGAAACTTGAAAAACTTGCCTTAGGTGGTTATGAATGGTGGTACCATGCTGCTCCTGAAagttgcttttttttaatttttgctataGTACCCCACAAGAAGCATTAGTACCCACGCTGCCAGCATATATTAATGACCGACTAGAGAGGGAGTTCACTGTATGAAGCTGCGGTATGAAGCAACAGGGTGTGTTTTAACTCATAAGAATTTAAAGCCACATGACTTTCAACATCTTTGGATGAAAATTTCAAACCATTGCCATTTTTAGAAAGAGCAATGAATAGTGATAAAcggacccatggatgttcaggtTCATCGGGTTTGGCTGAACTGTAGTTCAAAGTTCAGGTCGGCATTCAAACTTAACCACGAACTTGACCCCGAAGCCAAACCAATGCAAGACAATGGAGACCCAAACATCGgcactttaaaatggctgtaaaatagtcATAGCAAGGGCtaaggggctgcaaaaggaagctaaatgtggATAAGAGCAAGACAATACTTAACATGGCTGTGAAAACtccagaagtgcccacagcctaagaGTTTGTTGATTGgctatgctgcagcctttcaacaaatttTATTCAGCATTTGAACTCAAACAGTAAACCAGACTTCCGGTAAAAAGAAGTCCTTGTTCTGGGGGTTCGGTACCAGACAATAGGTGTCCGGTAAAAACCCCAAACCTTTCAGTTTCAGTTCATTCATCCTTAGCCATGAATGGAAAATCAGGAAAAAAAATGCCTTTTCTGCTATTTCTAAACTGAAAGTTGTAATTATTAATTTGTTGAATAACTTTATTACCATACATTATTACTAGAGATGgtcggacacctggatgtttgagTCCGCCAGgtttggccaaacagttacaaaaagtaacACATGCACAtgcacttcctggtgaagtccgtgttcagtgtccatgcccgagcagtaggtgttcggtacggacgccgaactttactgtttccggttcgcccatctctattatGCCATACACAAAAAAAAGTCAGCTAAATCTAAGTCAAGATTGCTCAGCAATTATATGTAATATGTTTATGGGTCCTTCCCTCTCTTCACACCCAGGTCAAGCATATTGAAGTATGTGTTTATTGCGAAGTGGAGAGAAATAGCAATCAGCCAATCAAGCACTTAGTCATTTCATATGTATGACCAGGTTTACAAGGATTTGATGCCAACTTGTCATGATAATTGATTACAATCATGGCAACAACTCTATGGGTTTTCTTTTCTTCTCATAGTTTTCAGGGCAGCACaattttaaaagaaaaaagtaAGATGGGCATGATAgctttaggaaaaaaaatattccaaaatatagCAATGTATTGCGTGTATTTATTCATAGTTTCATAATTATATTGGTAGAAAAAAGActcaggtccatcaagttcaacctttctcaacCAATTATACATTCTGTATCACCACAATATCATTATCCCACAATGCCCTTTTCAAAAGCTGttgtagtgtctgccattactagctcttgtggttgggtattccacagtctgactgcgctAACTGTAAAgatccctttcctatttagctgccggattcCTTAAAGGATTTTGATGTCACTGTAGATTGAGCCCATTTGAGTGTTGAAAATTTATACAATATATGGACTAGGCATTTTTGGTCATATGTTGTTGCAAGGATGTACatgtaataatagtaatatatatttttacataaatttttttcttaatttatatATGTTGGTTTGTCagatgcatatacagtggggcaacaaagtatttagtcagtcagcaatagtgcaagttccaccacttaaaaagatgagaggcgtctgtaatttacatcataggtagacctcaactgtgggagacaaactgagaaaaaaaaatccagaaaatcacattgtctgtttttttatcattttatttgcatattatggtggaaaataagtatttggtcagaaacaaaatttcatctcaatactttgtaatatatcctttgttggcaatgacagaggtcaaatgttttctgtaagtcttcacaaggttcccACACACTGctattggtatgttggcccattcctccatgcagatctcctctagagcagtgatgtttttggcttttcgcttggcaacacggactttcaactccctccaaaggttttctatagggttgagatctggagactggctaggccactccaggaccttgaaatgcttcttacgaagccactccttcgttgccctggcagtgtgctttggatcattgtcatgttgaaagacccagccacgtttcatcttcaatgcccttgctgatggaaggaggtttgcactcaaaatctcacgatacatggccccattcattctttcatgtacccggatcagtcgtcctggcccctttgcagagaaacagccccaaagcatgatgtttccaccaccatgctttacagtaggtatggtgtttgatggatgcaactcagtattctttttcctccaaacacgacaagttgtgtttctaccaaacagttccagtttggtttcatcagaccataggaccttctcccaaaactcctctggatcatccaaatgctctctagcaaacttcagacgggcccggacatgtactggcttaagcagtgggacacgtctggcactgcaggatctgagtccatggtggcgtagtgtgttacttatggtaggccttgttacattggtcccagctctctgcagttcattcactaggtccccccgcgtggttctgggatttttgctcaccgttcttgtgatcattctgaccccacggggtgggattttgtgtggagccccagatcgagggagattatcagtggtcttgaatgtcttccattttctaattattgctcccactgttgatttcttcactccaagctggttggctattgcagattcagtcttcccagcctggtgcagggctacaattttgtttctgatgtcctttgacagctctttggtcttcaccatagtggagtttggagtcagactgtttgagggtgtgcacaggtgtctttttatactgataagtttaaacaggtgccattactacaggtaatgagtggaggaaagaggagactcttaaagaagaagttacaggtctgtgagagccagaaatcttgattgtttgtttctgaccaaatacttattttccaccataatatgcaaataaaatgataaaaaaacagacaatgtgattttctggatttttttttctcagtttgtctcccatagttgaggtctacctatgatgtaaattacagacgcctctcatctttttaagtggtggaacttgcactattgctgactgactaaatacttttttgccccactgtatctggttTTGCCACAATATTGGTTGTTCTGGAAATGGTCAGTATAAGTGTAGGTTTGCAAATTAAGATTGACTAAACCCATTGCGTTCTGAAATAATATGGCATAGAAGAAAAAGGCAACTTAAGACAACTGGTTTCCTCTGCATGACCCCTCCTGAAAAAGGTTGTGAAACACACATCAGGGTGCCAATGAGGATGTTGCATGAAATATGATGACTACAGGCATTTCAGTTATTAGGATCAGATATTAGAGAATAGGAAGAAAATATATAGAAGGTTTGAAACagttttgatgtggattttgagGTGAATAAGCTTAAAAAATCCACATTAAAAAGAAATGAAAGAAAACATACCCATACTGTCAGGTATTACCTCAGGGTAAAGATATTTTTAGGGAGTGCAGCAGAAAAAACAGTTTGGAACCAGACTATTCCTTTACATTAAGTAGAGTTAGCTGGAAGTGGAAACCACTTTAAAACAATATATATACTATGATGAGTCTACTTTAAAtgcatcatacaaagagagcaatcactggagaaggacatcatggtcagaagaatggaAGAAACAAAGCGAATTGGAAGAcccgcaacccgatggcttgatgctATCAAGATAACGTCTGAGAagatcctggtggacctatctgGGCTTGCACAAGATTCTACAGTTCGTACATCCATCAAGTTGGCTCAAAATTGAGCCAaaggttgaaaaagaaaaaaatataaggtTTAACATAGCAAATTGTCCATTGTGCAGAATAAAATGATGCAATTTTCAGAAATGGACATCTGGCAAAGTTTAATTTCAGTGGAAAATCTTCTGTTTTGAAAAATAGGAGATTTTTTGGAATGCAGATGTGAAACTGTCATATGTTCAGTTCAGTTTCTTACCACAGGAGATCCGGCTACAGGATGATGTATCtatttataaaaaaatgtaaatgtgacATCCTAATGACTACTTTTCAGTCCTCAGAGATAATGCATTATATGTGAAACTTGCTGATTTCAGCTCAAACCATTTCATTTAGCATAAATACCAAAGATTTGTGAATTAGTTTGAAGAAGTGGCACTTGAAACTCATGAATGAAGTAAATTCTGCAAATTTGTTTCTAAGAAATCAAAGAATTACAAATCTATTACCCAGAAACTTCAACATAGAAATATCTGCAAATAAATAATACTGCACAGCCAGTTTTATTATAATTGACATACACTGGCGACTAGCCTTGCTCCTTGCAAAGTTATACAACTATCCAATAAAACAACTAGTATAGAGGTTATAACATTTAATTACGGTTGGTCTTGTATCCACCTGAAACATCCCATTTCTCTCCTCTAATTTTCATAACGGAGCTACATTTTGCTCTTTGTTTGCTAACATGAGTGGCGCACCTATAGGGATGTCCAATGGTTATAGTCTATTATGCAGTTCGGTCCTGGATAGACAGTAATTTTTGTATAATCTCAAAACAAATTGTTAAACTATAAGGTTTGGCACAGGAGAAGTCATCATAAAGGTCTGAAGCCAGTATAGAAGAGAAGAAATAGATTAACTTCTCTCAAATTAGATGTCATCTCTTAATGATaagttatataccgtatatactcgagtataagccgagattttcagcccattttttttaggctgaaaatgcccctctcggcttatactcaagtcattgtcccagggggtcagcggggggagggggagtggcagctgtcacatcatactcaccccttcCTGATGCGGTCTCTGCACCTCCCTGCTTCTCAGGTGGTCTccagcgccggcagctcttcctatgttcagcagtcattaaagtaatgaatatggatgctgctccacttccataggcgtggagcacatattcattactttaataagcggtaccatgttaCCGCTCAGCACTGAAAGGATGTACAGGCCTTGGGACGAAGCAGGGAAGCGCAGAGACCAAGCTCAGAGGgtatgacaggggagggtgagccatgcgatattcacctgttcccattCCACCGCTTGgctgtgtcttccgtgtcctctggctgtggcattcaggcagagggtgcgatgacatgtttagtgcgtgccctctaCCTGAAAAGTCACTGCAGGGacctggaagacacagcagcgtgcggcggtggaacagggacaggtgaatactgCAAGTGACGGGGGCCTAAGCAAGCGGAGACACTGGCACCTGGCCCCctggacgagaggtgagtatgtctttttttttatgaCAATAGCATATCattctttggagcatcttatgaggccatcaacaattatggagcagcatatggggcatattattctatggagcatcttatggggccatcaatctttatggagcagcatatggggcatattattctatggagcatcttatggggccatcaacctttgtgcagcattatatggggcatattattctatggagcatcttatggggccattgttaacctttgtgcagcattatatggggcatatcattctatggagcatcttatggggccatcattaaccttttatgcagcattacatggggcatattttaatatggagcatcttatggggccatcattaacctttgtgcagcattatatggggcatatttttgtatggagcatcttttggggcccatcatgaactgtatggaggattatatggggctcctgattcaatattgatattcaaaaacatttaacctaccgatgtctcaattaattttacttttattgatatctatttttatttttgaaatttaccagtagctgctgcatttctcaccctaggcTATTCTtgagtcagtaagttttcccagttttttgcagcaaaattaggggtctcggcttatactcaggtcggcttatatgcGAGTATATACGGGAGCTTCTGCATTATTTTATATGCTGCCATATCTCTAAAAAGGTTCATTTGATACTAGATTAGATCTACAAGAATATTGCATCACCCCGAGAATGATCACATGACCTTTTGGTGCAGATGGACTAGCTTCTTCATAATTTTTAGTAGCTATCGCATTTCATGGTATAGCATGGTCAGGAAGACTATCACAGCttgttaaaaaaaagcaaaatctaCAAATGCAGTAGTCATTTtagggtgaatctggatagtgagaggatggACCAGCACACAACTTACCATAAatgactgatgtgactgctctccaaatcaaAAAAATCATGGTAAATTCTGGATAATCTTCCCTTTGAGCTGACTGTAAACTTTTGAcctcggtcacagctgctggctcacgctgtcatctgacagcgtgggaaccgcaactGTCTGACCAGTGGTAAGCTTACTGCCGATCAGAGGAGTCTGTGTTTCTTGCGCTGTTATGCAGATGACAGAGTGGGAATCAACTGATGTTCGGGGTGCCGAACCCAACAGTAAcaaggacttcctggagaagtccgcaTTCAGGTCCATGCCCCACCAGTAGGCCATCACTAATTACTGTCCTGTTTAGCTACTACCATTTCCTCTATCCATATACAGCCAGTCATCCATAACTTAACCTGAACAGGGTGGACCACCACTTGTTAAAAAGCTAGACTTCTTCTGTATCGACCTAATGTGTACAAATATGAGCACTCCAAGCAACTGCCCCCAAAAGAGATCTTTTTTAGGCTTTTTACTTTAAAGAATATAAAAAGTTTTAAAGTGCAGTGTATTATTTAACAGGCTATTGGTTACCCCAACATACCATAGTCAGATATGTTGAGTTCACTTAGACATTGCTATGGCAGTGCTTGCATTAAAGTGTCTTAAAGCTTTTGGATACAGAACTAGGAGACTTGAAAGTGTCATACAAATCTTTCCTTGGCAAGTAGAGGCTTTGGACTCATTTTGTTTTGCGACAAATCaattcacaactagtgttgagcgataccttccgatatcggaaagtatcggtatcggaaagtatcggccgataccgtcaaagtatcggatctaatccgataccgatacccgatcccaatgcaagtcaatgggacgaaaatatcggaattaaaataaaccctttctttccttgtaggttaattctacatgaaggaaaacaactaagaataatgtaggatgtattgggggaggtggcggagacattaaaggcacagaggtttagcccaaacaaatagaatagcaggttttttttttttttttttatgacgttcggcgttagaaagattttgactatgtaattttttatttttattttgtcagatattgatgtttcactacttccacgcccttcaccttcttttttacttctctcacactttcttcttcattatcctcatcatcagcttctttgacatcaactatcttcaccttattcatcttcttcttcttctacctctaattttttttttttacattgttcatattctttttatttaactattatcttcttcatattcaacttcttcatcatattcttatttgtgacaggcattcccgtagttgttatctataaaagtttgaagattacaccttccgttctgcctgtcacaaaagagttacatttgtccgcgttcagtttggcctgcagcatcaggctttattcaggggcaccacgaggaggaacggactcacccccatacactgcttagtcttcttctgcttataatttagataatatcttttgctctgatatttagtgttatgcttaatgttcttctgctctttgttctgcagcctcttgttcttctgcttctcggtctcccatgtcgtcatcgtctccaggttcgtcgtctccagggtcgtcgtctccggggtcgtcgtcatcggggtggtcttcagggtcatcggctccagtgtcgtcgtcatctcagtggtcgtcatctctggtgtcgtcgtcttcttaggggtggtcttccgggtcgtcgtctttagggtcttgaacttggaaatgtagcagaaggtacaagaaggctgagaaaatgccgagaaacagctgatggaactggaactcggatggctacccgaaggtccaagagccaatggaactaccgaggaccagctgacgttactggaacccggttactaagcaggaggtacccgtgcctgaaagcactaccaaggaccacctgacgttggtggaactcggatacccagaaggaggcacctaagccaaaggctctgcccggaaccagctgacggtac is a window of Ranitomeya variabilis isolate aRanVar5 chromosome 2, aRanVar5.hap1, whole genome shotgun sequence DNA encoding:
- the LOC143810139 gene encoding C-C motif chemokine 24-like is translated as MCTMRVLLCLALLATCVMCQTSIGKFSSCCTKVSRGKPRDVIENFIIQKEDLPCVHAVIFITNKGDIICSTPGLPWVNAKIKEIRKKNEQGNNE